GAAGGTGACGTCTTTGGCTTCTGGGTGGTTTTCGGCTGCTTGTAGGCCTAGCTTCATGTTGTCGAGCACGGGTAGGAGTGATTCGACTACATTGGCTGCCGCGTTGCGGATGATGTCCTGCTTTTCGCGCGCGATGCGCTTGCGGTAGTTTTCCATGTCCGCGACAGAGCGTAAGTAGCGAGTTTTCATCTCCGCAGCTTCGGCTTGTGCTTTTTCGAGTTCAGTCAGCACTGGCTCGTTGTTTTGCTTTGCCTCGGCTTCAGGTGCTTCCTCGTTCGCGCACTCGGTCGTTTCGACGGTGGGCTCTTCGATTTCTTCAGAGATTTCTTCGTTCTTTTTAGTCATGGTATTTTAAAGTTTAGATCTTTGCGGACAGCGATTTATTCGCTCGGTTTCAAAGTGAGCGCGGCAGTGTGAGGATAAATTATCAGAATTCAAGGGCGCAGTCTCAGTATTGAAACCTCAGTTTAGTGACTGCTTACCGCTTGACTCGCCATCGAAAAAGAGAATTTTTTGTCACATGGCAGAATTAGATGAAAAATGGCCGGAAAATGTAAAAGGTAAGTTCTACGTCGATGAGCAATGCATCGACTGTGATCTTTGCCGTGAAACTGCTCCGGATAACTTTACTCGCGACGAAGATGGGGGTTACTCCTTTGTCTATAAGCAGCCGACTTCGGAAGAAGAGCTGGAGCTCTGCGTGGAGGCTCTTGAGGGCTGTCCTGTGGAGGCCATTGGTGACGATGGCGAGGAGGGGTAGTCTGCTTCTATTTATATAAACCTTCAAAGCCCGCCGCATATGGCGGGTTTTTTATGCTTTAAATATGACTGAAATTTCTGAAGCCCACGCTCGTGAACTCGAGAAACAAGCTGCTCGCAAGGCTGAGCTGGCTGAAATCTGTCGTCAGGATCTGGCTGGCTGTGACCGTATTCTCTTTGAGGCGGGGTGTGGTCACGGACATTGGTTGTCGGACTATGCCGAAGCCAATCCGGATACGGTCTGCGTGGGGATTGATCTCATTTCATGGCGGATTCGTAAGGGCAATGATAAAAAGGCTAAGCGCGGAATTGAGAACCTGCACTTTTATAAGGCAGAATTGGGAGAGTTTCTTGAAGTGTTGCCGAGTTCGATTCGTTTTGAGCGCACTGTCTTGTTGTTTCCTGACCCGTGGCCTAAGGCGAAGCATCATCGCCGTCGTATGGTGCAGCCCGCGTTTCTGGATGAAGTCGCTCGCCGTACAGATCGGGGAGGGGAGTTTTGCTTTCGTTCGGATGACCGACCATACTTTGATTGGGCGGTGGAGCATTTGGACGCGCATCCGGATTGGGAGATTGATGCGTCGGCACGCTGGCCTTATGAAAGCGAGACCTACTTTCAGAGTTTGATGGATGAATATTTCTCTGTCGTGGCGAAGCGGGTGTAGTGGTCGCTATTTTTTTACTGCTGTGTGGGCCTTCGGGGGCGACCTATAATATATCCAATATATCCAAGGCGGCGATGACTGCGAATTGGGTCAGCATGGCGATGCCAAGTAGGGCATACACGAAATACATGAAATAGTCGTTGGCGAAACGGCGCTCGGGGAGCTTGCTGCGGGCTTTTGAGGGCTTCTTGGGCGTGTGACGCTCGGGCTCATTGCCCGTGATTGCGGGGGAACTGCCCTTGCGGTCTCGTAGGTGTGCAAGTCGATCGGTTAAGTTGGTGAGCTCTGCCATGTTGTGTAATTCTGGGTCGAGTTTTGTGTGGCTGGCAAGTTTAGAATATCCGATTCGATTTATGTTGGTTATTAGGTTTGCTAATCGTGGTCATTTTTGGTGAATTCGGGGGTTGACGCGCATAGAATGGGTCTCCATCACATTCGCTTCCCCGTGGACTAACCGCGGTTTTTTATTTCCCTATTCAGTTCTACGTGAACAAGCTACTACCAACAGTCTTTCTTCTCTCTGGAACCGCATCCGTCTTGAATGCAGCGGATGGCGTGAGCCCGTCTCCGTATGAATTGACGGAGTTGTTTGGGCTTCCATTGACGAATACCATTGTGACCACCTGGGTGATTTCGATTCTCTTGATCGTCGGGGTACGTTTGAGTGTCGGCACACCAAAGCTGATCCCTGGTAAAGGGCAGGCGGTAATCGAAAGTTTAATTGATGGTCTGCGTGGCTTGCTTGAGCCGATTGTTGGTAAAAAAGCATTCCCGATGGCTTTCCCGTTGTTGATTGGTTTGTTTCTTTTCATTCTGATACATAATTGGAGTGGATTGATTCCCGGTGTGGGCGTGTTTGGTCATGTGGAGCATGGGCATCTGACGTATTGGATGCGTCCTGCGAACTCCGACTTGAATGCGACTTTGGGCATGGCCCTGATTGCGATGCTGGCATGGTTGGTGATCAGCTTGAAGATTGCGGGCCCTAAATTCTTCATCTGGGAGCTCTTCGGTAATAAGGCGGATAAGAAGGAAACTCCTAAGCCTGTTTATTTGATGCTGATCCCCATCTTCATGATGGTGGGCCTGATTGAAGTGGTTTCGATTGCGTTCCGTCCTGTGTCTTTGTCTTTCCGTCTGTTTGGTAATGTGTTTGGTGGTGAGAATTTGTTGACCAGTATGACTGGTATGGCGCCATACATCGTTCCCATTCCCTTTTATTTCTATGAAGTGCTCGTCGGTGTGGTTCAGGCGTTAATCTTCACTTTGCTGGTGGCTATTTATATTGGCCTAATGACGAATCACGACGAGGAACACGCTCACTAGCTCTACCCACTTTCAGCGTCGGGACTATGTCAAAGAATCGTAGGCGGCGCAGAAAATAACTAAATACAAACTCAACGATAAATATTATGTTCGATATCCTTGCAGAAATTACTGGTAAAATTCACGTAGCAGCCGCAGCCATTGCAGTTCCTCTCGCAATTGGTCTGATTGGCCTCAAGGCTTGTGAATCTGTCGGTCGCAATCCAGAAGCAGCTACTAAGGTGCTTGTTCAGTCGATTATCGCTATGGCTTTCGCCGAAGCGATTGTCTTCTTCGCCATCTTCCTTGGCTAATCTGGTTTTCCAGTCTTTGCCGGCGACCCGCGCAGATGCGGGGCGCCGGCTCTTTCTGACTTTTTCTATTACTTTCCTCTCTATGAAGGCCATATTCATTACTTTGCTACTCGCACTTTCTCTACCGCTCGGTCTTGTTGCCGCTGACGAAGCGCACGCGGCTTCCTCTGTCGAGGGCAAACTCCATGGAGTCGCTGAACAATTGCATGCGGATCTCGCACATGCGGGGGAAAGTATCCACGAGGAAGAGGATAAGCTGACCATGATCACAGAGAAGTTCGGCGTGTCGCTGCCGACTCTGATCGCTCAAATGGTCAATTTTGTGCTTGTCGCCTTTGTTCTCTACAAATTTGCCGTCAAGCCGATCGCTGCCACACTCGATGAGCGTCAGCAAAAGATCGCCGACGGGCTGCAGTATGCCGAGGAGATGAAGACGCAGTTGGCTGAAGCGGAGCGCGAGCGCGCCGAAAAGGTGAAGCAAGCTGCAATCGACGCGCAAGCCATCCTGACTGAAGCACGTGAGCAGTCTAAGGAGATGATCGAGAGCAAAACTCAAGAAGCGGCCGCACAGGCTGAAGCGATGATCCGTAAGGCGAGCGAAGCAACGGAGCTTGAGCGCCAGAAGATGCTTTCCGACGTGCGTCAGGAAGTGGCACGTCTGGTGGTTGCGACTTCTTCCAAAGTGCTTTCCCGTGATCTATCCGATGCGAGAAGCAAACTTTCTCCGATTCCGCAGCCAAAGAATTGGCTAATGCTGGCTAAGCCCCATTTTTGATCCGATGAAACGCGATAAAAAGATCACCAAGTTGGCTAAGAAGCTGGTTGAGTTCTCTAAGGACGACAGGGGTGTTGTCTCCGAAGCTAAAGTCGGCGAGGTTCTCGCTGGACTAAAGCAAGTGGAGCTTCGCAATCCCGTCGCCACGCTTAAGGCTTATTTGGCCTATCTACGTCGCGAAATCGCACTGCAAACAGCTGTGGTATCCACACCGGCTGGATTGAGTGCGGAAGCTCTGCAAGCGATCGAAGCTAAATACTCTGCGATTTACGGACGTCCGATTAGCGCAGTGACTCAACAAGATACTTCTCTAATCGCTGGTGTGCGTGTGCGTGTCGGTGATGATGTTTATGATGCGTCCGTTGCCGGGCGCCTTCAACGCCTCGCTGAGAACGTTCACTAAACGCATTTTATCTTTCACCTTTTTAACCGGCGCTACGAAGCTAAGCCGGATGTATCCTTCAAAATTTCCCTACCTTTCAAACTATGAGCTCTATAGTCGAACAAATCGAAAACGAAATCGCTAGCTTCCAAGCTGGTGCCGTCAAATCCAATACCGGTAAGGTTGTTTCCATCGCCGATGGTGTGGCCAAGCTCTCCGGTCTATCGGGCATCATGTATAACGAAATGATCGATTTCGGTCAGGGCGTTACAGGCCTGGCTTTGAATCTTGAAGAAGACGAAGTCGGTTGCGTGGTCCTGGGGGACTACTCGAAGCTCAAGGAAGGTGACGAAGCGACCACCACTGGCAAACTGCTTTCTGTCCCTGTGGGCATGGGCCTCCTCGGTCGTGTCGTGGATGCGATTGGTAACCCCATCGACGGCAAGGGCCCCATCAACGCGACCGAAACGTATCCAGTCGACCAAGTTGCACCTGGTATCATTCCACGTAAGTCGGTCGACCAACCCATGCAAACTGGCATCATGGCGATTGACTCGATGATCCCCATTGGCCGTGGCCAACGTGAGCTGATCATTGGTGACCGTTCGACTGGTAAGACGACCATCGCGATCGATACCATCATCAATCAATCCAAGATCAATAACCAGCATCGCAACGAGGATGGCAGCTTCCCCGAAGGTTTCCGCCCAGTCTATTCGATTTACGTAGCGGTGGGGCAGAAGAATTCCAATATTGCACGCACGATCTCTGTTCTCGAGAAAGCGGGCGCGATGGAATACACCATCATCGTTTGTGCGTCTGCGGGGGACAATCCTGCCAATCAATACATCGCGCCTTTTGCCGGAGCTTCCATGGGCGAGTTCTTCATGCACAATGGCATGGATGCGCTGATCGTATATGATGACCTTTCCAAGCAAGCGGTTGCGTATCGTCAAATCTCCTTGATCCTGAAGCGCCCCTCTGGTCGTGAAGCCTATCCAGGTGACGTTTTCTACCTCCACTCCCGTCTGCTTGAGCGTTCCGCTCGTGTCAATGAGGACAATGGTAACGGCTCGCTCACCGCGCTGCCAATTATCGAAACGCAAGCAGGCGACGTGTCGGCTTACATTCCTACCAACGTGATCTCCATCACTGATGGTCAGGTCTTCCTTGAAACCGACCTGTTCAATCAAGGGATCCGCCCTGCGGTCTCGGTGGGTCTATCCGTTTCCCGTGTGGGTTCGGCTGCCCAGATTAAAGCAATTAAGAAGGTGGCTGGTAAGGTGAAGTTGCAACTCGCTCAATTCCGTGAGTTGGCGGCCTTCGCTCAGTTTGGTTCCGACCTCGATGCCAAGACCAAAGCTCAGCTTGAGCGTGGTGCCCGTGTCGTGGAGCTCTTTAAGCAAACTGCATTCAACCCTATCTCGGTGGAAGTGCAGTCTTCGCTGATCTGGGCCGTTCAAAATGGTTTCTTCGATAAGATCGATGTCGCTAAGATCGTCACCGCGACTTCGAGCTTGCGCGAATTTCTCGAAACTCGTGGTGCCAAGGTTATGGACACCATCCGTGCCGAGAAAGCGATCAGCGACGAATCAGAAGCTGCCCTCAAGAAGTCTCTCGAAGAGTGGCAAGCCGGTTTCTCCGCTTAAAACTTTCGCTAGAGAGTTCTTAATTCCTAATTCTTAATTCCTGATTAAATAGAATGGCCAATCTTCGCGACATCCGCCGCCGCATCAAGTCGGTTAAAAATACCCGGCAGATCACGCGTGCGATGCAGCTCGTCTCATCTTCCAAGATGAAACGTGCGCAGGACGCCGCCGTAGCGGGCCGTCCTTACGCTCTGCTGCTCGCCGATCTGCTCGACACTGTTGGCGAAAAGCTCGACCTTAGCGGTGCCACGATTTCGCATCCCTTCTTTGAGAAGCGAGAAGTGAAGACACGTGGTATCCTGATCCTCTCGACTGATAAGGGCCTTTGCGGACCTTTGAACACCAATCTTTTTCGTAAGATTACCGATGAGGTCAAAGGCAGTGCTAAATTCGTAACTGTCGGTCGTAAGGCCACACAGTTCGTTTCTCGTTCCAAGCGTGATTTGATTGCTGATTTTAGCATCTCGGATAAGGCCAATTTTCAAGAGTTGCGCCCCATGCTGAAGATGCTGATCGAAGCTTACAAGAGCGGTGAGGTTGATACGATCGAAGTCGCTTACCCGAGCTTTGTAAATGTGCTTGTTCAAGAGCCCATTATTCAATCATTGCTTCCGATTGTTGATCTGCGCGAAGTGCTGGATCAGCTCAAAAAGCGCGTCGCTGGCGAAGAAGAAATTCTTGCTGCACGTGTGGATACACGTGAGATGGTCTTTGAGCCTTCGGCTGAGGAAGTTCTGGCGCAATTGCCCGATCTCTACGTGAAAGTGATTATTCACCAACTCCTGCTCGAAAGCCGTGCCGCCGAATACTCGGCTCGTATGGTTGCGATGAAGGCTGCAACTGATAATGCGTCGAACCTCGTCGACGATCTCACTCTCGACTATAACAAAGCCCGCCAGGCGGCGATTACTCAGGAAATCCTGGAGATCGCTGCAGCCGCTTCCGCCCACTAACCCTCTTCTTCTAATTTAAGTCCCGGCGTATCGTAGAGAGGCCGGACCCTCCCTTTAAAATCATCATGAGCAATAACGGTAAAATCGTCCAAGTCATCGGCGCCGTCGTCGACGCTGCCTTCCCGCTAGACAGCGTCCCTGAAATTTTCGACGCGATCACAATAGCCTACCAAGTTGATGGCGTTGAGAAGAACCTTACACTGGAAGTGCAGCAGCACCTCGGTGAGGGTCTTGTTCGCGCTGTTGCCATGACCTCGACCGACGGCCTAGTCCGCGGCATGGAAGTGGTGGGCACGGGAGCCTCGATCTCCGTCCCTGTCGGCGAAGCGGTCCTCGGCCGTATCTTTAATGTCACAGGTGATACTGTGGATGAAAAAGGCCCTGTTGGCACTGACGAGCGTCGCTCGATCCACCGCCAACCGCCAGCACTTGTTGACCAAGCAACTGATGCCGAGATCCTCGAAACTGGTATCAAGGTGATCGACCTCATTTGCCCCTTCACCAAGGGTGGTAAAGTGGGCGCCTTCGGTGGTGCGGGTGTGGGTAAGACCGTTGTCATCATGGAGCTGATCAACAACATCGCTAAGGCGCACGGTGGTTACTCCGTATTCGCTGGTGTGGGTGAGCGCTCTCGTGAGGGGAATGACCTTTACCACGAAATGTCCGATGCGGGCGTTATCGACCAAGAAAACATTGGTAACTCCAAAGTGGCCCTGGTCTATGGTCAAATGAACGAGCCCCCCGGTGCACGTATGCGTGTCGCCCTGTCCGGTTTGACCATGGCTGAATACTTCCGTGATGAAAAGAACCAAGACGTTCTGCTCTTCGTGGATAACATCTTCCGTTTCTCTCAAGCCGGTGCCGAGGTGTCTGCGCTTCTCGGTCGCTCACCTTCTGCGGTGGGTTACCAGCCAACACTTTCTCAGGAAATGGGTAACCTTCAGGAGCGTATTACCTCCACCAAGAAGGGTTCGATTACCTCTTTCCAAGCCGTTTACGTCCCTGCCGATGACTTGACTGACCCTGCGCCAGCCAACACCTTCGCTCACTTGGACTCCACCATCGTTCTGGAGCGTTCGATCGCTGAGCTCGGTATCTACCCCGCGGTGGACCCCCTTGCTTCGATCTCCAATGCGCTCGATCCCGCCATCGTTGGCGAAGAGCACTACAAGGTGGCTCGCGGTGTGCAAAACGTGCTGCAGCGCTATAAGGACCTGCAAGACATCATCGCGATTCTGGGTCTGGACGAGCTTTCTCCAGAAGACAAGCAAACCGTCTACCGTGCACGTAAGGTTCAAAAGTTCCTTTCACAGCCATTCCACGTTGCGGAAATCTTCACCGGCACACCGGGTGAATACGTTTCGACTGCCGACACCATCAAGGGCTTCCAAATGATCCTCAATGGTGAGTGCGATGACCTCGCCGAGAACGACCTTTACATGAAGGGCGGCATCGAAATGGCAATCGAGGCCAACAAAAAGGGCTAATCAGATTCTTCTGACTTCCGTCCTCTGATCTCTGACTTCTGAACGAAAATGCTTACACTCGAAATAATTACACCCGACGAAAAAGTTCTCAGCACTGAGGCCACCCAAGTCGTTTTGCCGACTGAGTCGGGTGAAGCTGGTATTTTGACTGGCCACATCCCCATGGTGACAAAGATCGTCGCTGGCGAGTTGAAGGTCATCAAAGACAGCGGCACTGAGTTTATCGCAGTAGACCACGGTTTCGCCAAGGTTTTGGGCAACACCATTTCGGTGCTGACTGAAGCTGCAGTTGACGTGCAAGAGATCGATCTCAACGAAGTTGAGTCGGCTCAAGCCCGCGCAGTTGAAGCCTTGCAAAAGGCAGAGGCTGAAGGGGTGGATTACGATCAACTCGAACAAATCGAGAAGAATATCCAATTCCTCATCGCGCAAAAATTGGCCAAAGGCCGTCGTCGCTAGAGCCAATTAGAACATTTCGAAACGCGTCTCTCTCAAAGAGACGCGTTTTTTGTGTACTTTTTTAGCCAGCGGGGGAGGACTGTATACTTTACGATAGAGCCCCATTCATAAAAAAGCTGATAAAATCTGTGGGTGTAGCGGAGCGACGAAGCCGTTTCGAGCGACGCTGGTAGCGCTGCCGCAACACGAACTCTTCATAGCTTTGAATACGGGCGGAGCGAGTGGTGCTGACGCTTTTTTACAGGTTACATAACCATATGCGCGGAAGTGTGATTCTATGCAGGACTATAATTCTGGCATCGCGAATGCTAATTGCTCGGCGGGAGCAGATCAAAATTATGAGTACAATTAGTCCACACATTACTGAATTCGGAACCGTCGATGAAGAAGTCGACGCGGTTTCCATGCATCGCTATTGCCGCTCGAGAAATTACGTCGAGAAGCATGCCTCGGCGATTCAATCCTCTAGCCTACTTGCAGATGCTGGTTTGGATGCGAATTTTCGTGAAAGTATTCAAATAGGCCTTGATACAGTTCGTATGAATACCGTGCCCGCATTACTTGCGATTTTTTCTATGGTGATCCTGGCGCTCATGTACGCGGTTTTTCCATTTTTTGAGAACACGTTGAATCAAATTGCTATTTTAAAAAGTAATCTCGGGCCCGCGTTTGCATTCTTCGGCATGGGACTCACTGTAGGCTTTCTGTCGGAATACATGAAATTACGACGGAGCGCCACGCGCCGTTGGACTCGATCGAACACCGTGAACTTTTTATTTATGTTCATGATGTTTGGTGTCATCGCGACTGCCAAGGATCCTATTTATTACTTGCTGGCCAATATTTATGGAGAAGGCACTTCATTCTCAATAATTCTTCGTAAGGTCATGTTTGATCAATTTGCATGGACTTTGTTTTTGGTCTGTCCGGCACAAACCTTTCTCTTTGCATGGAAAGCGCATGGCTTTTCCGGTAAGAGTTTACGTGCTGAGTGTCCCAGCTTTTCAGAGTTTTTCGCTCTTAAGATTATGCCAGCACTGATCATTAACTGGAGCTACTGGCTACCAGCGAGTGCGATCATTTTTTGTTTTCCTACTGAACTCCAACTGGCTGTATCAATCATGGCAGTCAGTATTTGGATTATCTCACTTAATTGCTTCGCCCCAAGCTATCGTTCGATTCATTTAGCGGGGAAGTAATCAGATGTTTATTATCAATGATGCCTTTCAATCTGGCGTGATTGAGGGGTGCTCGACTGCATCCTCTCGTCGTTATTTCCGTGGCAGAAATTTGGCCGCTTCGAATTCGGGGGATTGGCATTTCCCCCCTGAATTACCCAGCGATCAACCTGATTGGCATGAAATCCTAGAGCATAGCACTTATGCTGGAATTCGGGCTGTGCGGCAAAGTTTACTACCTGCCTGCTTGGTTTGGGGGATTATGGCGCTGGTGGCTCTCGTCTATTATTGGGTGCCGCCTGCTAGCTATTTATTCTATGGTTTAGAGCGTTTGCAGATAAGTCTGGGCCTGTTGTTCCCATTCTTAGGTATGGGCCTTTCTGTGGGGGTACTTGCTGAGTTGGTACGTATGCTGGCTGGTCGCAAGAAGGGCTGGACTAAGGAGAATACACTGAACGCTGGATTCAATTTAATGGTGTTTGGGGTCTTGGGTGTGCTGCAGGCAGGATTCTACCAGCAGCAGGCGCTGTGGTTTGGTGAAGCTCAGGATTTTAGAACTTTGGCTAGCAAGGTCTTACTCGACCAGTTCGGTTGGACTGTCTTCTTTGCGAACCCCTACCAAACCATTCTTTTTATTTGGAAGGAAAACCAGTTCAGGTTTTCTCGCGTCTGGCAGAGCATGCGCCCTCTTAAAACTTTTTGGGGCATGCGAGTGCTCCCGGTGTTGATCACGAACTGGGCTTTCTGGATCCCTATGGTCAGTATCATTTATAGCTTTCCAAGCAGTCTACAGCTTCCCCTCGCTATCTTGGCAATCACGATTTGGGTTATTATACTCACGTTCCTGACGGCCGAAAATAAATAAAACAATCATCTCAACGAACGACAGTTATGGGCAAGCAATCAAACAAACCAACCATTCTCGCTGCGGGCACTTTTGTGGTCGACTATCATAAAACGGTGAAGCACTACCCGAGTGAACGGGCGAGCTCTAAGATTACCGGAGAGGTGATCAGTAACGGAGGTGCTCCTTTTAATCTGCTGGTCGATCTGGCAAAGCTTGGCACCCGTGCTCATTTAAAAGCCGCTGGTCGGATCGCTCAGGATCTGGATGGGAAATTTATAGTCGAGACATGTAATAAGCACGGCATCGACATTTCTCAACTTAGCTACGATCGCAGCGCAGCTACGGGGTATACGGATGTGTTTACTGTGGAAGAATCCGGGCGTCACACCTGTTTTCATTTCGCCGGGGCGGGGGGAACTTTACGCGTCATGATGTTAAACTTGATGCGGCTAAGCCGGATTATTTGTTTCTAGGATCTTTGGGCGCGTTGGGTAAACTAGAGTCAGTGGATCCTAGCACCGGCCGTGCGGAGTCGACTAAGCTTATCCGCGATGCTCGCAAGCGAGGGGTGACGACAATTATCGAATTTGCACCTTTGGATCGTGGGGCCAGTCTCGAAGATTTCACAGACACGCTATCTGAAAGCGACTATGTGATCGTTAATGATCGCGTTGCGGAAACGATCACTCAAACTAGTTTATATTCGGATAGTATCTTTGATCCGGTGCTCGCTCGTAAGGCGGCTCAACAAATTTTAGATACTGGTCTACGGATCGCAGTTATCATTCATTCGGGCGCTGGGGCCGTCTATGTGGGCGCTGATGGTAGCTTCTACAAAACGAATGGCTACTTTTTGCCATGGGAAGAGCGCGCAGGTTCGGCCGGAGTGGATCACGCATTTTGTGCAGGTTTTATCGATGGATTAATGGGAGGCAAAGAAGAGCTGGATTGCCTGCGGCGGGGACTCGCTGTTTCCACTATGTGCCGCAAGGACCTCACGCCTTCCAATAGTATCGAGTTGATGGATACTTGTATGAAGTTCTGTGAATTGTCCCAACAAGTGCATTGATGGATTAAAGTAGACCCATTCGAATAT
The nucleotide sequence above comes from Coraliomargarita algicola. Encoded proteins:
- the atpC gene encoding ATP synthase F1 subunit epsilon — its product is MLTLEIITPDEKVLSTEATQVVLPTESGEAGILTGHIPMVTKIVAGELKVIKDSGTEFIAVDHGFAKVLGNTISVLTEAAVDVQEIDLNEVESAQARAVEALQKAEAEGVDYDQLEQIEKNIQFLIAQKLAKGRRR
- a CDS encoding carbohydrate kinase family protein, which produces MGKQSNKPTILAAGTFVVDYHKTVKHYPSERASSKITGEVISNGGAPFNLLVDLAKLGTRAHLKAAGRIAQDLDGKFIVETCNKHGIDISQLSYDRSAATGYTDVFTVEESGRHTCFHFAGAGGTLRVMMLNLMRLSRIICF
- the atpD gene encoding F0F1 ATP synthase subunit beta; translation: MSNNGKIVQVIGAVVDAAFPLDSVPEIFDAITIAYQVDGVEKNLTLEVQQHLGEGLVRAVAMTSTDGLVRGMEVVGTGASISVPVGEAVLGRIFNVTGDTVDEKGPVGTDERRSIHRQPPALVDQATDAEILETGIKVIDLICPFTKGGKVGAFGGAGVGKTVVIMELINNIAKAHGGYSVFAGVGERSREGNDLYHEMSDAGVIDQENIGNSKVALVYGQMNEPPGARMRVALSGLTMAEYFRDEKNQDVLLFVDNIFRFSQAGAEVSALLGRSPSAVGYQPTLSQEMGNLQERITSTKKGSITSFQAVYVPADDLTDPAPANTFAHLDSTIVLERSIAELGIYPAVDPLASISNALDPAIVGEEHYKVARGVQNVLQRYKDLQDIIAILGLDELSPEDKQTVYRARKVQKFLSQPFHVAEIFTGTPGEYVSTADTIKGFQMILNGECDDLAENDLYMKGGIEMAIEANKKG
- a CDS encoding nucleotide exchange factor GrpE; protein product: MTKKNEEISEEIEEPTVETTECANEEAPEAEAKQNNEPVLTELEKAQAEAAEMKTRYLRSVADMENYRKRIAREKQDIIRNAAANVVESLLPVLDNMKLGLQAAENHPEAKDVTFGFKMVDDQLKKSLSEQGLEELIPDGETFDPNFHECVAHQPSEEVEEDHIIQTVRAGYRLNDRLIRAANVIVSSGPAKEDS
- a CDS encoding ferredoxin; its protein translation is MAELDEKWPENVKGKFYVDEQCIDCDLCRETAPDNFTRDEDGGYSFVYKQPTSEEELELCVEALEGCPVEAIGDDGEEG
- a CDS encoding ATP synthase F0 subunit C, with protein sequence MFDILAEITGKIHVAAAAIAVPLAIGLIGLKACESVGRNPEAATKVLVQSIIAMAFAEAIVFFAIFLG
- the atpF gene encoding F0F1 ATP synthase subunit B, with the protein product MKAIFITLLLALSLPLGLVAADEAHAASSVEGKLHGVAEQLHADLAHAGESIHEEEDKLTMITEKFGVSLPTLIAQMVNFVLVAFVLYKFAVKPIAATLDERQQKIADGLQYAEEMKTQLAEAERERAEKVKQAAIDAQAILTEAREQSKEMIESKTQEAAAQAEAMIRKASEATELERQKMLSDVRQEVARLVVATSSKVLSRDLSDARSKLSPIPQPKNWLMLAKPHF
- the trmB gene encoding tRNA (guanosine(46)-N7)-methyltransferase TrmB, encoding MTEISEAHARELEKQAARKAELAEICRQDLAGCDRILFEAGCGHGHWLSDYAEANPDTVCVGIDLISWRIRKGNDKKAKRGIENLHFYKAELGEFLEVLPSSIRFERTVLLFPDPWPKAKHHRRRMVQPAFLDEVARRTDRGGEFCFRSDDRPYFDWAVEHLDAHPDWEIDASARWPYESETYFQSLMDEYFSVVAKRV
- the atpA gene encoding F0F1 ATP synthase subunit alpha, with the translated sequence MSSIVEQIENEIASFQAGAVKSNTGKVVSIADGVAKLSGLSGIMYNEMIDFGQGVTGLALNLEEDEVGCVVLGDYSKLKEGDEATTTGKLLSVPVGMGLLGRVVDAIGNPIDGKGPINATETYPVDQVAPGIIPRKSVDQPMQTGIMAIDSMIPIGRGQRELIIGDRSTGKTTIAIDTIINQSKINNQHRNEDGSFPEGFRPVYSIYVAVGQKNSNIARTISVLEKAGAMEYTIIVCASAGDNPANQYIAPFAGASMGEFFMHNGMDALIVYDDLSKQAVAYRQISLILKRPSGREAYPGDVFYLHSRLLERSARVNEDNGNGSLTALPIIETQAGDVSAYIPTNVISITDGQVFLETDLFNQGIRPAVSVGLSVSRVGSAAQIKAIKKVAGKVKLQLAQFRELAAFAQFGSDLDAKTKAQLERGARVVELFKQTAFNPISVEVQSSLIWAVQNGFFDKIDVAKIVTATSSLREFLETRGAKVMDTIRAEKAISDESEAALKKSLEEWQAGFSA
- a CDS encoding carbohydrate kinase family protein is translated as MDPSTGRAESTKLIRDARKRGVTTIIEFAPLDRGASLEDFTDTLSESDYVIVNDRVAETITQTSLYSDSIFDPVLARKAAQQILDTGLRIAVIIHSGAGAVYVGADGSFYKTNGYFLPWEERAGSAGVDHAFCAGFIDGLMGGKEELDCLRRGLAVSTMCRKDLTPSNSIELMDTCMKFCELSQQVH
- a CDS encoding F0F1 ATP synthase subunit A, with amino-acid sequence MNKLLPTVFLLSGTASVLNAADGVSPSPYELTELFGLPLTNTIVTTWVISILLIVGVRLSVGTPKLIPGKGQAVIESLIDGLRGLLEPIVGKKAFPMAFPLLIGLFLFILIHNWSGLIPGVGVFGHVEHGHLTYWMRPANSDLNATLGMALIAMLAWLVISLKIAGPKFFIWELFGNKADKKETPKPVYLMLIPIFMMVGLIEVVSIAFRPVSLSFRLFGNVFGGENLLTSMTGMAPYIVPIPFYFYEVLVGVVQALIFTLLVAIYIGLMTNHDEEHAH
- a CDS encoding F0F1 ATP synthase subunit delta, with amino-acid sequence MKRDKKITKLAKKLVEFSKDDRGVVSEAKVGEVLAGLKQVELRNPVATLKAYLAYLRREIALQTAVVSTPAGLSAEALQAIEAKYSAIYGRPISAVTQQDTSLIAGVRVRVGDDVYDASVAGRLQRLAENVH
- the atpG gene encoding ATP synthase F1 subunit gamma, with protein sequence MANLRDIRRRIKSVKNTRQITRAMQLVSSSKMKRAQDAAVAGRPYALLLADLLDTVGEKLDLSGATISHPFFEKREVKTRGILILSTDKGLCGPLNTNLFRKITDEVKGSAKFVTVGRKATQFVSRSKRDLIADFSISDKANFQELRPMLKMLIEAYKSGEVDTIEVAYPSFVNVLVQEPIIQSLLPIVDLREVLDQLKKRVAGEEEILAARVDTREMVFEPSAEEVLAQLPDLYVKVIIHQLLLESRAAEYSARMVAMKAATDNASNLVDDLTLDYNKARQAAITQEILEIAAAASAH